The genomic stretch GGAGTGCCGCTCTCTCAACATCAGTCTGGATGGGATCAAGATCGAGACCGACGGTGAAGTCCGTCCACATGAGATCCTCGACATGACCCTTCTGGTGGGAGAATCGATCGTGAAAGCAAGTGGTCGGGTGATCTATGTTGAAGAGTTGCCTGACGGGACATTCCACGCCGGCCTGGTCTTTCAGAGTATCTCTCAGGAGGGCCGAAAGGCGCTGACAAGATACTTCTCCGAGATCATGGCCCACGGTGCCGAGCGGCGGGGAATACTGAAAAAAGGCG from Deltaproteobacteria bacterium encodes the following:
- a CDS encoding PilZ domain-containing protein; translation: MDIHERRKGPRFNVHHPVHFTKKNSRKECRSLNISLDGIKIETDGEVRPHEILDMTLLVGESIVKASGRVIYVEELPDGTFHAGLVFQSISQEGRKALTRYFSEIMAHGAERRGILKKGE